The Siansivirga zeaxanthinifaciens CC-SAMT-1 region TTAATTTCCTCTAAAACATTTTGGGTTAAAATGGTTTGTGTAGCCGGTGCGTAATGCCGGTTTAACATACCGGGTGCTTCAGGATTAATTTCTTTTTTGTTTTTAATTGAAATCTCTCCAATAACGGCTTCTATATCTTCAATTGAAATAGAACCTAATCTGTATAATATTGGTTGGTCGTTTTCGAAACCAACAATAGTAGATTCTATACCATTTTTACAAACACCACCATCTAAAACCATTTTAATATCATTTTTAAAATATGCATCTACATGTTTAGCTGTTGTAGGACTGATGCTTCCAAACGGATTGGCGCTTGGCGCTGCCAAAGGAAAATCGAGCGATTCTAATAATTTAAGAGTTACAGGGTGGTTAGGTACTCTAACCGCGACTGTATCTTTTCCAGCAGTTATTAAATCTGGTATGTTTGATTTCTTTTTTAAAACTAATGTTAACGAACCGGGCCAAAAGGCTTGTGCTAATTGCATTGCTTTTTCTGGAATGTCGGTTGCTATGGTCTGTAAATAATCAATCGATGGAATATGAACAATTAACGGATTAAAAAACGGACGCTCTTTCGTTTTAAAAATGGCTTTAATGGCTTTTTCGCTATAAATGTTTCCTGCCAATCCGTAAACGGTTTCGGTAGGTATAGCAACCAATTCTTCATTACTTAAAATGTCAATTGCTTTTAATATATCTGTTGAAATAATACTCATATCTAAAAAATGAATGCAAAATTAATTTAAAATAATGAGTTTTAATGCGCTTCCAACCAATTATCACCAATACCTATTTCTACATCTAGAGGTACCGATAATTTAAAGGCGCTTTCCATTTCTGTTTTTATAAGTGTTGAAATCGCTTCCAGTTCTGGTTTGTAAACGTCAAAAACCAATTCGTCATGCACTTGTAAAAGCATTTTTGTTTTGTAATTGCCAGCTTCCAGTTTGTTATAAATATTAATCATGGCAATTTTAATAATATCGGCTGCACTCCCTTGTATAGGGGCGTTAACGGCATTACGCTCGGCTGCAGCGCGAACTACAGCATTTCTAGAATTAATATCTTTTAAATAACGGCGACGCCCTAAAACAGTTTGCACATAACCATGATCGCGAGCAAAATCGACTTGTTTGCTTATGTAGTTTTTTAGCTTTGGATACGTTTCATAATACGTATCAATTAACTCTTTGGCTTCACCACGCGATAAATCGGTTTGGTTGCTTAAGCCAAAAGCAGAAACACCATAAATAATACCGAAGTTTACGGTTTTAGCATTACTACGTTGTTCTCTGGTAACCTCTCCAATAGGCACATTAAATACTTTTGAAGCGGTTGAAGCGTGAATGTCTTCCCCATGTTTAAAGGCCTCTATCATAGTTTCTTCCTCACTTAGCGCAGCGATAATACGTAATTCTATTTGCGAATAATCGGCAGCTAATAAGGTGTAATCGTCGTTTCTAGGAATAAATGCTTTGCGCACTTGTCTTCCGCGCTCGGTACGAATAGGAATATTTTGCAGGTTGGGGTTGTTGCTCGATAGGCGACCTGTTGCCGCAACAGTTTGCATATAATCGGTGTGTACGCGACCTGTTGTTGGTTCTACTTGTAACGGTAGTGCATCAACATAAGTGCTTTTTAATTTCGATAAGCCTCTAAAATCTAAAATATGCTGAATAATGTCGTGGTCTTTTGCCAGGTAACTTAAAATATCTTCAGAGGTAGCATATTGTCCGGTTTTAGTTTTCTTTGGTTTGTCTACCAATTTCATTTTGTCAAATAAAATATCACCCAATTGCTTTGGTGATGCGATATTAAATGCTTCGCCAGCAGCTTCATAAATTTTAGCTTCTAAATCTTTAATATCGGTATTTAACTGCTCTGCAAGCGAATTTAAAAAGTCTTTATCTAAATTAATACCTTCCAACTCCATGGCAGCGAGAACACGAAGCAACGGAATTTCAATATCATCAAATAATTTCTGTGTATTGGCTTCACCCAATTCATTTTCAAAATGCTCTTTTAACTGCAATGTAATATCGGCATCTTCAACCGCATATTCAGTAATTTTTTCTAGCGCAACGTCGCGCATAGACAGTTGGTTTTTTCCGTTTTTACCAATTAAACTTTCAATAGAAATGGGCGAGTAGTTTAAATACGTTTCGGCCAGCACATCCATATTATGGCGCATGTCTGGATTAATAAGGTAATGCGCCAACATGGTGTCGAACAATTTGCCTTTAACTTGCACGTTGTATTTTGCCAACACCTTAATGTCGTATTTTAAATTCTGACCAATTTTCTGGATGGTTTCATTTTCAAAAAAGGGTCGTAATGCTTCAATTAACGCCTGCGCCTCATCTTTAGCTTCCGGAAACGGTAAATAAAAACCTTTGCCGGTTTCCCATGAAAAAGCAATGCCGACTAATTCGGCCGTAATGGGGTTTAAACTTGTTGTTTCGGTGTCAAAACAAACGCTGCTTTGGCTTAATAAATTTTTAATAAACAATTTGGTAGCCATTCCCGGTAATACACTTTGGTAAAAATGCGAATTGGTTTCGGCGGTTTTGCGTTCGTAGGTTGTTTCTGTTGGCGCTTCCGCGGAATTGGTATCGCCTCCAAATAAAGAGAATTGCCCTGCTCCAGCCGATTTAACTTCGCTGGGTGTTGCTTTAATTTTAGTTTCTTCTGATGCTGTTTCGATCGCTTCAACAGCAAAGGTTTTTTCGAAATTTGTTAGCAACTGCCTAAACTCTAATTCCTGAAATATTTCGGTTACCTTTTGTAAATCGGGTTGTTCGAGTTCAAAATCTTTTGCATTAAAGGTAACAGGCACATCTAACATGATGGTTGCGAGTTTTTTTGAAAGTAATCCTAGCTCTTTGGCGCCTTCAATTTTCTCTTTCATTTTACCTTTTAATTCGTGCGTGTTTGCTAAAAGGTTTTCCATGCTGCCATATTCGGCCAACAGTTTTTTTGCTGTTTTCTCGCCAACACCTGGTAATCCAGGAATATTATCGCTAGAATCGCCCATCATACCCAAAAAATCAATAACCTGTAAAGGATTGTCAACTTCAAATTTTTTCTGTACTTCGGCAATACCCCAAGTTTCGTAACCACCTCCAAAAACAGGACGGTACATAAAAATGTTTTCAGAAACGAGTTGCGCAAAATCTTTATCGGGCGTTACCATAAAGGTTTTATAACCTTCTTTTTCGGCTTGTTTAGATAGGGTTCCTATCACATCGTCGGCTTCATAACCTTCTTTTACCATGATGGGAATATGCATGGCTTTTAAAATATCTTGTATATAGGGTACGGCAATTTTAATGGCCTCGGGTGTTTCGTCTCTATTGGCTTTGTAGGCTTCAAACATTTCAACACGATCGGCGCTTCCACCTTTATCGAAGCAAACAGCTAAATGGTCTGGTCTTTCACGTTTTATAACATCTAAAAGGGAATTCATAAATCCCATAATGGCAGAGGTGTCTAGGCCTTTAGAATTAATTCTTGGATTTTTTATAAAAGCATAATAACCACGAAAAATAAGAGCGTAAGCATCAACTAAAAATAGGCGTTTTTGATCGGACATATTGTTTGTTTTGATAAAAACCAAAACTACAAAAAGTTATGCTTTAAATTTATAAATTACCTCATTCGATTTCTTAACTAATCGTTAAATACCCTCTCGATGATTAAATACAGTTAGATAACTTTTATATTTGATTAAAAAAGAACCTATGCTTCGTTGGATTATTTTTTTAATTGTTTATGCAATTATAGATTTTTATGCCTTTCAATCGTTTAAAACGGTTGCTAAAAATAATTGGATTTTAGCTTTATACTGGATACTCTCGCTTTTAGTGATTGGAAATTTTTTATTCCACTATTACAACTTCAATAGAAGTGACGGTTTTACGGTACAACAAGCCTTCGCATTTGGGTTTTTAATAGCGTTTTTAGTACCAAAAATGCTGTTGCTTATTATTATGTTTGCCGAAGATATTTTTAGAGTGCCGCAGGCTATTTACAGATACTTTACCGAAGGCAGCAGTGCCTCAGGAAATTATTTTCCGGCAAGACGCCAATTTATTAGTAAAGTTGCTTTGGGTCTAGCAGCTATTCCATTTGCATCTATAATTTATGGTATTTATAAAGGGAAATACAATTTTAAAGTTTTAAAATACACCCTTACTTTTAATGATTTACCAGACGCTTTCGATGGTTATAAAATCACTCAAATTAGCGATATTCATTCGGGAAGTTTCGACGATATCGAGAAGGTAAGTTACGCCATCGATTTAATTAACGAGCAAGCCAGTGATGTAATATTATTTACAGGCGATATGGTTAATAATAAAGCTTCAGAATTAATTCCTTACAAAGATATTTTTAGCAAATTAGATGCGAAAGATGGGAAGTTTTCGGTTTTAGGAAATCACGATTATGGCGATTATGTTACCTGGGAATCTGAAGAAGCCAAGCATCAAAATCTAGAAGAATTAAAAACTATTCAAAAAGATATAGGTTTTGATTTATTATTAAATGAAAGTCGTTTTTTAGAGAAAAACGGGCAACGTTTGGCATTAGTTGGTGTTGAAAACTGGGGCACTGGCGGATTTAAAAAAGCGGGCGATTTAAAAAAGGCAACCCAGCATATCGATGCTCACGATTTTAAAATTCTTATGAGTCACGACCCATCGCACTGGGAGCAGCAAGTTATTGCAGATCCTTATCATTATCATCTTACCTTAAGTGGCCACACACACGGTATGCAGTTTGGTATAGAAATACCAGGTTGGTTTAAATGGAGTCCAGTAAAATGGCGTTATAAATATTGGGCGGGAATTTATCAAGAAATGGGGCAATACATTAATGTTAACCGAGGCTTTGGGTATTTAGCTTTCCCTGGACGTGTTGGTATTTGGCCAGAAATTACCGTGATAGAACTTAAAAAGGGTGCAGAATTGGCTTAATTGCAGTAAAAGGTTGTAATTACAAAGAAATTGTGTATTTTTATATTAATGCATTATCAAATTTATATTATTTTATGTCATTAATTGTAATATGAAAAAAATGCTTAGGTTTGTTAATGTATATTTGACTAATAAACAATAACGTATGTCAAAATTTGGGGAACTAATTGATGTTGGTACGCCGGTTCTATTAGATTTTTTTACTGAATGGAACGAGCAATCAACTGCGATGCATGATGTGCTTAAAGATGTTGCTGCTGCTTTAGGAGATAAAGCAAAAGTGATAAAAATTGATGTTGAAAAAAACGAAGAGCTTGCCGAAGCTTTACGGGTTAAATCGTTACCTACATTAATTATCTATAAAGATGGTGAAATGAAATGGCGCCAAAGTGGCGAGCAAGATGCTAACACACTTATAGGTATTATTCAACAATACATTTAAAAAGTAATAGGTTTAAAATTGTATCCTAAATTTGAAAAGTGCTCCAATACTTTTGGTAGTGCATACTGCATATTTTTGGACGCTTTTATGCTATCATGAAAAACAACAATACTTCCTTTGGTAGCTTTTGAAATAACATTATTTAAACAAGTTTCTTCTGAAACCTCTTTATCCCAGTCAAAAGAAATAACATCCCACATAATTATTTTATAATTTAAGGCTAACAAACTTTTGCTTTGTGAGGGTTTAATTTTGCCATAGGGTGGTCTAAAAAGTTTAAAATTAGACACATTTGTTTGATGAAGATTAATTAAAGACTGTGCTTTTATTGTGTTTTCAATATAAACATCAGAATCTGTTTTCCATCCTTTTAAATGGTTTTGGGTATGATTTCCAATGGCATGACCGGCCGTTATTATTTCTTTAAAGATATTAGGATGTTCTTCAATATTTTTTCCAATACAGAAAAAAGTAGCTAGAGCATTATATTCTTTTAAAACCTTTAAAACCCATTCTGTGATTTCGGGTGTGGGGCCGTCATCAAAGGTGAGATACAAATCTTTGGTATCAGTTGCCATGTCCCAAACAAAGTTTGGGAACATTTTTTTGGCAACTAAAGGTGTTTTTATGGGCGTTAAGGTCATCCCCTAATCGTTTGTTGAATCTAAGGTGTTTTTCGTTGGTAAATCGCTGTCATTTTGTGGAGAAAACTCGTCTTCTTCTGTGTCTTCACCATAAAAATGCTTAAACCTCATGAGATTCATGTTAAATATATCGCCTTGTTTTTTAGCAAAATCTCTGTCGTATTTAACTAAAACATCTAATAAACTTTTGTAACGTTGTATGTCGGTATAGATATCTTCAAACAAACGCTCTTGGTTGTCTAATTTCAAAGTGCTATAATAAGCCAGATTTTCTTGATATTTTTTAGCTACATCTAAAAATAACTGGCGGGCTTTTTCTTTATTATCTACTTCGTAGTAAGCACCAATGTAAGGCTCTAAAAGCGTATAATATCCAAAATATTCAACAGGCATATTGGTCATGGCTATGTCTGCAACTTCTTCGGCTTTATCGAGTTTGCCTTCATTTATTAAAGTTTCGGCTAAACGCGCTAAATTTCCTCTGTAAGTAATGGAGTTTTTACGAGTTTCTGGATCGTGATAAATGTCTCCACCGCTATTTCCCCAATCCCATTTTTTTACTTTTTCGTACATCAAGTCGCTGTCTAAGCGTCCCATATCAAACGGATTTGTTTTGTCGATAGGTGTTTTAATGGGTACTAGTTTGTAGCATAAACCATCTAACTGTAAATAATCTTTCATCCAGATATAATCGTCGTCACCAAAACTTCCGCCAGTAAAATAAATAGGGCGTTTCCAGTCGTTGTTAGCAACAATGTCTAACATTAAAAGTCTATTTTTATATAACGCACCGCCTGTAATATTAATGTCAATGTAAGGCACAATTTTATCGGCATCTTTTTGTTTTACAATTCCAGATTTAATGGCATTTTGTTTGTTAACAGGAATCCTTAAATGTTCTGTTGGCAAGTAGCTCATTTTTAAATCTTGAGGTCTTACTTGCGATAAATCGATACCTTTTTGTTCTAAAACATATTTGTATTTTGTTTTAGGATTGTCACTAGCAATAAAATCTAAAAATTGTTTAACATACAAAGTATCATTAATTACTGGTTCTATTACGATGTAATCATTTGTTCCATATTTGTATAAATCGTGCGTAAGTTGCGACGGAATCGGGTCGCTTTCGTATGCTTTACGCTTCATTTGATCGATATACCAATCTGTTTGAAATAAACTGGTATTTACAACGCGAACATCGGTTCTATAACCTTCAATTTCTTGAGCATACCAAAGGGCAAACGTATCGTTATCTCCAATGGTAAAAAGTATACCGTCTTCAGCACAAGAATCTAAATACATTTTCGCCATCGATTTGGCTGTGTATTTGCCCGATCTGTCATGGTCGTCCCAATTATTTGCAGCTAAAATCCCTGGTACTAAAGCTAGGCATATCACACTTACACCAATTGCTCCAAGTTTAGCAGGTAGATATTTTTTAAGGGCATCGTAAATAGCATAGACACCAAAACCAATCCACAAGGCAAAAACATAAAACGAACCAACTACCGAGTAATCTCGTTCACGAGGTTCGAAGGGTCTTACATTGGTATAAACTTGTATGGCAACCCCTGTAAAAAGGAAGAATACCAACATAGTCCAAAATAATTTTTTGTCTTTATTAAATAAGAAGAA contains the following coding sequences:
- a CDS encoding L-threonylcarbamoyladenylate synthase; the protein is MSIISTDILKAIDILSNEELVAIPTETVYGLAGNIYSEKAIKAIFKTKERPFFNPLIVHIPSIDYLQTIATDIPEKAMQLAQAFWPGSLTLVLKKKSNIPDLITAGKDTVAVRVPNHPVTLKLLESLDFPLAAPSANPFGSISPTTAKHVDAYFKNDIKMVLDGGVCKNGIESTIVGFENDQPILYRLGSISIEDIEAVIGEISIKNKKEINPEAPGMLNRHYAPATQTILTQNVLEEIKKHTNKRIGVLTFKTFVDSDLVQYQITLSESGNLSEATANLYSAMHTLDHQELDVIIAEECPDYGLGKSINDRLQRATFSK
- a CDS encoding thioredoxin family protein; this encodes MSKFGELIDVGTPVLLDFFTEWNEQSTAMHDVLKDVAAALGDKAKVIKIDVEKNEELAEALRVKSLPTLIIYKDGEMKWRQSGEQDANTLIGIIQQYI
- a CDS encoding polysaccharide deacetylase family protein encodes the protein MTLTPIKTPLVAKKMFPNFVWDMATDTKDLYLTFDDGPTPEITEWVLKVLKEYNALATFFCIGKNIEEHPNIFKEIITAGHAIGNHTQNHLKGWKTDSDVYIENTIKAQSLINLHQTNVSNFKLFRPPYGKIKPSQSKSLLALNYKIIMWDVISFDWDKEVSEETCLNNVISKATKGSIVVFHDSIKASKNMQYALPKVLEHFSNLGYNFKPITF
- a CDS encoding metallophosphoesterase, yielding MLRWIIFLIVYAIIDFYAFQSFKTVAKNNWILALYWILSLLVIGNFLFHYYNFNRSDGFTVQQAFAFGFLIAFLVPKMLLLIIMFAEDIFRVPQAIYRYFTEGSSASGNYFPARRQFISKVALGLAAIPFASIIYGIYKGKYNFKVLKYTLTFNDLPDAFDGYKITQISDIHSGSFDDIEKVSYAIDLINEQASDVILFTGDMVNNKASELIPYKDIFSKLDAKDGKFSVLGNHDYGDYVTWESEEAKHQNLEELKTIQKDIGFDLLLNESRFLEKNGQRLALVGVENWGTGGFKKAGDLKKATQHIDAHDFKILMSHDPSHWEQQVIADPYHYHLTLSGHTHGMQFGIEIPGWFKWSPVKWRYKYWAGIYQEMGQYINVNRGFGYLAFPGRVGIWPEITVIELKKGAELA
- the polA gene encoding DNA polymerase I: MSDQKRLFLVDAYALIFRGYYAFIKNPRINSKGLDTSAIMGFMNSLLDVIKRERPDHLAVCFDKGGSADRVEMFEAYKANRDETPEAIKIAVPYIQDILKAMHIPIMVKEGYEADDVIGTLSKQAEKEGYKTFMVTPDKDFAQLVSENIFMYRPVFGGGYETWGIAEVQKKFEVDNPLQVIDFLGMMGDSSDNIPGLPGVGEKTAKKLLAEYGSMENLLANTHELKGKMKEKIEGAKELGLLSKKLATIMLDVPVTFNAKDFELEQPDLQKVTEIFQELEFRQLLTNFEKTFAVEAIETASEETKIKATPSEVKSAGAGQFSLFGGDTNSAEAPTETTYERKTAETNSHFYQSVLPGMATKLFIKNLLSQSSVCFDTETTSLNPITAELVGIAFSWETGKGFYLPFPEAKDEAQALIEALRPFFENETIQKIGQNLKYDIKVLAKYNVQVKGKLFDTMLAHYLINPDMRHNMDVLAETYLNYSPISIESLIGKNGKNQLSMRDVALEKITEYAVEDADITLQLKEHFENELGEANTQKLFDDIEIPLLRVLAAMELEGINLDKDFLNSLAEQLNTDIKDLEAKIYEAAGEAFNIASPKQLGDILFDKMKLVDKPKKTKTGQYATSEDILSYLAKDHDIIQHILDFRGLSKLKSTYVDALPLQVEPTTGRVHTDYMQTVAATGRLSSNNPNLQNIPIRTERGRQVRKAFIPRNDDYTLLAADYSQIELRIIAALSEEETMIEAFKHGEDIHASTASKVFNVPIGEVTREQRSNAKTVNFGIIYGVSAFGLSNQTDLSRGEAKELIDTYYETYPKLKNYISKQVDFARDHGYVQTVLGRRRYLKDINSRNAVVRAAAERNAVNAPIQGSAADIIKIAMINIYNKLEAGNYKTKMLLQVHDELVFDVYKPELEAISTLIKTEMESAFKLSVPLDVEIGIGDNWLEAH